The proteins below are encoded in one region of Mya arenaria isolate MELC-2E11 chromosome 15, ASM2691426v1:
- the LOC128220268 gene encoding transmembrane protein 254-like: MKGTKIDPSFYRLPRNPEWALVSALMFVFYLTLFHPDSIIVDYLGPVGTFMRYMNKEKLSLCYNILYATVVIHIAEAVYSFILCRRKGLNPLPTCLWTVQTFIFGFPSLRAFKSIKNIKQS, from the exons ATGAAGGGTACAAAGATTGATCCAAGCTTTTACCGTCTTCCAAGAAACCCAGAATGGGCTTTGGTGTCTGctcttatgtttgtgttttat CTTACACTATTCCACCCAGACAGCATCATTGTCGACTATCTGGGACCTGTCGGGACATTCATGAGATACATGAACAAGGAGAAACTGTCACTCTGCTATAACAT ccTGTATGCAACTGTTGTGATCCACATAGCAGAAGCAGTATACTCCTTCATTTTGTGCAG GAGGAAGGGCTTGAACCCACTCCCGACCTGCCTATGGACTGTACAGACATTTATATTCGGCTTCCCTTCCCTGCGGGCTTTTAAATCCATCAAGAACATTAAGCAGTCCTGA